The following is a genomic window from Campylobacter concisus.
TAATTTATTATATTTTAAGATTATGCCTGATAATATTTGTTCTTGAAATGAATTTAGCAATTTCTCGTCTTTGCATTATTTAAATTCATTTTTCTCCCGACAATATTTAGTGCTAGGAAGTGGTTAGCCTAGCACTTTTTTATTCTGCAAAATTTATTAGCGTTGGTTGCACTATCTTCGTATAATCTTTTGTATTTAAAATGATCGATCTGTCAAGTAGTCCTGCATTAAATGCGATCTCATCGTTTCTTTGTAGCAACCTTTCATCAACTACAATGTGTAAATTTTTATGAAAGCTAAACGGTGGCACTGAACCAAAAACACAATCTGTCAATGCCAAAACTTCATCTGGACTAGCTAGGCTTGCTCTTTTGCCATCAAATTTTTGTGCCAAGCTATCAAGATTTGCTTGCATATCGGCTGGCAAAATAGCCAAAATATAAATTTTACCAGCCTTCATCGCTGGCTTTTCGTCATCTAACAAATAGCCATCTAGCACATTTTCATCTTTAAAAATTTGCCTAAATTTCTCTTCATCTACGCCCTTTATAGAGCACACCAGCGCCTTTGCTCCCTGACTCATTTTAGTGCCCCTTATCTTAGCGACCTCTTCTGAAGTCCTAGCACTCTCATGCTCTATCACTCTAAATTTAGCCTCATTTTTGCTAAGAAGATCGTGGATTTTATTAAAAATTTGCTCTGACACAGCTCTTTCCTTTGGATAAATTTAGTTAAAATTATAGCGCTAAAACAAAAAAAGGGCAGGAAAATGCAGATAAATTTAGATGACGTAAAGATTGAGCCAAGCTGGAAAGAGGCGCTAAAAGATGAGTTTTTGAGTGAAAATTTCGCTCGCATCAAAGAGAATTTCTTAAAAGCAAAGAGCGCTGGCGTCGTCTATCCACCAAGCGGGCTTATATTTAACGCATTTAATCTAACGCCATTTCACGCCGTAAAGGTCGTCATCCTTGGCCAAGACCCATATCACGGCGCAAATCAAGCCATGGGGCTAAGCTTTTCAGTGCCAAGTGGTGTGCGCGTGCCGCCAAGCCTTGTGAATATTTATAAAGAAATTTACGCTGATCTTGGCATAAAAGAGCCAAATAGCGGCGATCTTACAAAGTGGGCAAAGCAAGGCGTGCTACTTCTAAACTCAACCCTTAGCGTAAGTGCTGGAGCCGCAAATTCTCACGCTAGCTTTGGCTGGCAGGGCTTTACAGACGCCGTCATAAGAAAGATAAGTGAAAATTTACAAAACGTAGTTTTCATGCTTTGGGGCAACCCAGCTAGAGCCAAAGCACCGCTAATAGACGCCAGCAAGCACCTCATCTTAGAGGCAGCACATCCAAGCCCACTGGCTCGTGGCGCATTTTTTGGCTGCCGACACTTTTCAAAGGCAAATATCTATCTAGCAAACCATGGCAAAACGCCAATAGACTGGGATCTAAACGTAAAAATTTGATCTATTTTTTTAGATCATTTAAAAGTTTGTTTGTCTCTTCAAGCTTTCTTTTGCAAAATTTCTCATCTTTGTTTTGCAAAATTATGGCTTCTTGGCCGCTTTGTCTTTGTTTAAACTCATCAAATTTAAGCTCAAAAAGCCTTAACGCCTTTTCATCATTTGCAAGTCGCTTGCTCTCTTTGGCATAAAGCTCGTCAAGATAGAGCCTACTTTGCTTGATATATTCATTGCAAACATCGTTTGCATGGACTAAATTTACGCCAAGTAAAATGGCAAAAATAGCTATTTTTTTCATGTTTTTCCTTGAAATTTTTGCGTTATACTAGCCTTTAAGCACTTAAATTTTAAAATGCTCTTTCAAAAAAAGGATAAAAAATGAGACGAAAAGATAGAGAGCTAAGCCGCGAAGATGGCCTAAAAATCATAGATGAATGCGAATATGCAGTAATTTCATGCGTGGATGATGAGGGAGAAATTTTTAGCGTACCGATCTCGCCTGTTAGAGTTGGT
Proteins encoded in this region:
- a CDS encoding YbaK/EbsC family protein, which encodes MSEQIFNKIHDLLSKNEAKFRVIEHESARTSEEVAKIRGTKMSQGAKALVCSIKGVDEEKFRQIFKDENVLDGYLLDDEKPAMKAGKIYILAILPADMQANLDSLAQKFDGKRASLASPDEVLALTDCVFGSVPPFSFHKNLHIVVDERLLQRNDEIAFNAGLLDRSIILNTKDYTKIVQPTLINFAE
- the ung gene encoding uracil-DNA glycosylase produces the protein MQINLDDVKIEPSWKEALKDEFLSENFARIKENFLKAKSAGVVYPPSGLIFNAFNLTPFHAVKVVILGQDPYHGANQAMGLSFSVPSGVRVPPSLVNIYKEIYADLGIKEPNSGDLTKWAKQGVLLLNSTLSVSAGAANSHASFGWQGFTDAVIRKISENLQNVVFMLWGNPARAKAPLIDASKHLILEAAHPSPLARGAFFGCRHFSKANIYLANHGKTPIDWDLNVKI